A stretch of DNA from Pongo abelii isolate AG06213 chromosome 10, NHGRI_mPonAbe1-v2.0_pri, whole genome shotgun sequence:
tcctgtaatcccagctactcaacgactgaggcaggaggattgtttgagcctgggaggtggaagttgtagtgagctgagactgcaccactgcattccaacctgggtgacagagtgagatccttcttaaaaaacaaaaataaaataggcggggcgctgtggttcatgcctgtaatcccagcactttgggaggccaaggcaggcagatcactaggccaagagatggagaccatcctggccaacatggtgaaacccgtctctactaaaaatacaaaaattagctaggtgtggtggcgcacccaggatgtagtcccagctacttgggaggctgaggcaggagaatcgcttgaaccccagaggggaaggttgcagtgaggcgagatcgcgccaccgtactccagcctggtgacaaagcgagactccgtctcaaaaaataatagtagtagtagtagtaataataataatcataataataatcataataaataaataaataaataaataaaaataaagctgggaAGACAAAGGAATCCTGGAGAGGACCCTGGACTTCACCtatgatgtggagtggagatttaggtttttaaattttattttgtttttttaaatttttaaatttttatttttgagacagagtcttgctctattgcacaggctggagtgcagtggcgcaatctcggctcactgcaagctccgccttctgggttcgcgccattctcctgcctcagcctcctgagtagctgggactacaggcgctcgccaccacacgggtttacttttttgtatttttagtagagacggggtttcaccgtgttagccaggatggtctcgatctgacctcatgatccgccagcctcggcctcccaaagtgctgggattacaggcgtgagccacagcacctggctggttatttatttattttgagacagggtctcagtcactggggctggagtacagtggtgcagtcacagttcacagtagccttgacctcctgggctcaggtgatcctcccacctcagccttccaggtagctgggactacaggtgcatgccaccatgcctgtctaatttttgtgtattttgtagagatggggtttctccatgttgcccaggactggtcttgaacttctaagatcaagtgatctgcctgccttggcctcccaaagtgctgggattacaggtgtgagccacttcgcctggccTGGAGTGGAGGTTTGTGTCAATCCTAGACCCGGAGAGGCAGAGACCCCAGCTGACAGATGCAAGTATTAGGGATGTGCTGAAGCAGAGGGTAAGGCTGGGAGGAGTttagcatgtcttttttttttctttctttttttttttttttttgagacagagtctcactctgttgcccaggctggagtgaagtggcgtgatcttggctcactgcaacctctgcctcccgggttcaatagattctccttcctcagtttcccaagtagctgggattacctgcgtgtgctaccacgcccggctaatttttttttttttttttttttttttttttgagacggagtctcgctctgtcgcccaggctggagtgcagtggcgcgatctccgctcactgcaagctccgcctcccgggttcacgccattctcctgcctcagcctcccgagtagctgggactacaggcgctcctgccaccacacccggctaattttttgtatttttagtagagacggggtttcaccatgttagccaggatggtctcgatctcctgaccttgtgatccacccgtctcggcctcccaaagtgctgggattacaggcgtgagccactgtgctccgcCGGCATGTCTTTGTTCTATGACTGTTCTTTGGCCAGCCATGGATCTCTTTACTCTCCCAATCTCCCACTCTCTCTTGCCTACATGCCCTCCTAATCCAGCTTTGAGCCCGTGGCCTGACATTTAATAGcactcttggccaggcgtggtggcttacgcttgtaatcccagcactttgggaggctgaggcaggtggaccatttgagatcaggagttcgagaccagcttgacctatatggtgaaaccccgtctctactaaagtacaaaaattagccaggcatggtggcaagcacctctaatcccagctactcgggaggctgaggcaggagaatcgcttgaacccaggaggtggaggttgcagtgagccgagatcatgccactgcactccagcctgggcaacagagcaagactctcgctcaaaaaaaattaaattaaattaaatttaaaactagCACTCTTGCCAGTAACCTAAACTTCGTTACTCACCTTCTCTGCAAACCCCTGAACACATGCAATCGTTATTTCTCTTCCAGCCTTCATCAGAGCAGccaagggaggcaggaggaggaggagcaatgAGAATATTGGCAAATACTTCTACAGCATGTACTAGGTGCCAAGCACTAAGTGCTTTACAGAGAGTAACTCGTTTAATCCTCCCAACACCATGAGGTAAGTACTGTTATCATCATTCCCAtttgtggataaagaaaatggggtggccgggcacggtggttcatgcctgtaatcccagcactttgggaggccaagacgggtggatcacgaggtcaggagatcgagaccatcctggctaacacggtgaagccccgtctctactaaaaatacaaaaaaattagctgggcgtagtggcgggcgcctgtcgtcccagctactcgggaggctgaggcaggagaatggcgtgaacccgggaggcggagcttgcagtgagctgagattgtgccactgcaccccagcctgggcgacagagtgatactctgtctcaaaagaaagaaagaaagaaatgaaagaaagaaagaaaaaaggagagaaagaaaatggggtgAACAGAGGTTAAGTCACTCAGAAAACCCAAAGCACACAGCTAATTAAGGTGAGCAGCCATGATTGAATCTGCGCCGTCTGCCCAGAGTCCCGGTCCATCAGGGGAGGGTGAGGCCAGGGAGGACTTGGCTTCTTCCGCCTTGGGTCCAGCACTGCTCTCAGCAACCAGGGGCACAGTCCAAAAGAAGCCCAGACTCTCACTGCTCTTCGGGCTGACATTATCACTCTGGaggttaataataatagtaataataaaaccaGCTTCCATTTTCAGGCTTTAAGATGTGTGTCCTAAGCACttcacatgtatttatttattcctttagtCCTCCCAACAACACTATGAGGTAGAAGCTACAGTTAGTTATCTCCCTTTTCTTGAGGGACATGAAGGCACGTAGCGACGAGCCTAAATTCCACAACAGAGTGGTGGATCAGATGGGAAGTTTGGCCGCTGGTTGCCAGAGCCCGGCTCTTAACCTAGACTCTTTGCCTACCTTTGCTCCGCCTGGAGTTGCTGGCCTGCTCCTTCTGCGTTAGGGGAGGAGCCTCTTCTGCCTTGCAGTTCCCCACCCAGGCCTGTTCCATAGCTCCAGAGCCCTGCTGTGGCAGCCCTCTGTCCCTTCTCCTCCGAGGCATGTAGGTGGCCAGCGGAGCGCTTAAGCAGGGTGAGAACGGGAACTCCATCTGGAactccccaggcccagctgcaGCCCCAGCAGCCTCTACTCTCAGAGGCTTGGGTCCCCCACCAGTGCCCTGTAGATAGGGCCTGAGCTGGTCCTCCCCAGGCCTTGAGTGCCTCTCCTGATGCAGAGCTGGCTCCCTGCTCCTGGAGGGTGGGGCCAAATCCGGGATGGATAGGGCTCCAGGCCAACAGCAGCTGGGGCTCAGTGCCCAGGACTGCGGCAGGAAGCACCAAGGCTTCTCTAGCCCCTCCTCACACCTGCCAACCCTCCCGGCCCTATCCCAGGTGGGACCCTACCCCTCCCAATTCCCAGGAGTTAGGGGAGGCCAAGCTGTCATTTATTCATCCTGTcccatctctcccttcctcccgCTTCCCACTCCCCTGGCAACCAAACCAGACCCATCAAGGAGAAGGAACTGGCAGCTGTGCAGGGAGAGACTAATGGCCCGGAAGGAAGGAGGGGCCTGGAAAGGAGACGAAGGCGGTAGGGACGTGAGCAGGGCGTTGGCCCTGGCCCATCTCAGAGGACACACAAAGGGGGGAGGGGGCCGCTGCCCTGCAATACTGAGGAGGTGGCCAGCCAGGGAGCCGCCCTCCTTACCCCCAGCCAGATATCCAGGCAGGAACCTCAAACCTGCTTCCCCAGATGAACTCTCTTGTCCTCAGGTCCCATCTGAGGCAGACCTGTCTCACAGGACAGCGCTGGAGTccccagcagcaacagcagcccCAGCCCTATGGTTCCTGGCAAACCCAGCAGACCTCAGCAACCCGGCTCCTGCAGACGATTCGAGCTGCCTCTGTCCACTCCTGGGCAGGTTGTGCTTGCATTCTGGAAGCTGTTTGACATACAAAGGCCAGATATCAGCCTTCCCGCTAACTCTGGGGTAGGGGagggtgtggtggggtgtgtgattgtgtgtgtatctgtgtgtatgtgatgtgtgtgcacATAGATATACAAGGCTGTGTGTATGCATCCGCTTGCGTGCGCAGGTTTGTGGACTTGTTCTGGGGCCTTCTTTCTTTCAGACTGCTGGGGATGGGCACTTTCTCTTTCCCCATCTCTTCCCCATCCAGCCCCACCCATCCCTGGTACCTGCAACTCATCAATACTGGAAACCAGCTCCTGCCAGTCCATCCATCTCTCAGCCTTGGCAGCCGCTGTTGCCCCTCAGCCCCCTCCCCTTCCTACCTCAGGAATCACTCTGGTTCCCGTAAAGCCCATGACCGAGCAGCAATTggtgtggggttggggggagggagaaTCCAGTAAACCCAGACAGAATACAAAAGGCCCACTTAGCCCAGCCCTTGGCATGGGGCCGACCCTCCCGAGTGGGATCCAGAGCTGGGTCCGGCCACCCTCAGCCCCCTATGATGTACCCACCTCATTGGGGCTTGTTGGGGGGTAGGTCTAGGTTTGGGGGCTGTGTCTTTAAGGCTGAAACATCAGCAGACAACCTCTGCTGGGCCGTGttcaggggagggggaggggggctgGTCAGCCCATTAGCAGCAGAGCTGGCGCCAGGCACCAGACCTTCACAGGGCCCTGGGGATTAGGAAGAGTAGCTCTTCCCCAGCCCGATCTGCCTCTGCTTCCCTGTCAACTATTCCTCTCTGGGTGTGGTGAAGGAGGGGTAGCTGACAGCAGGTGAAAATAGAGCCTGGCCTTCAGGGGGCAAGTCAAGGCACTAGCTATGGGCCCTAAGCCAGGTCAACTCTCCCTCCAGCTGGCCTCCTCCCTACTCCTATGCCAGAAGCCTGCCCTTTAATTTCAGGTCCTTCTACCTCGCAATTTTCAGGGACCCTAGTTCAAGTCAGGCCTTCCTACCCTAGGTTCTAGCTTTGGGTGCTTTTTGGGAGGTAGTGACCCCCACCCCAGCGGCAACATGGGGTAATCAAGTGGGCAGAGGCCTGCAaccagggaagggaggggaaggcgCTCCTGCTGCTCCGCAGGGGTGGGGCATCCCCCTCCCCACACAACCCCCCTCCAGCGGGCTATCAGGCCAGTGGGAGGAGCTGCCCGTGCCCCCCCTGAGACCGCAGGGCTATAAAGCTGCCTCGCAGCGGTCTGCGGCTCCTTCCCAGCCCCCGGCCTAGCTCTGCGAACGGTGACTGCCCATCCTCGGTCGCAATGAGCCACCACCCGTCGGGCCTGCGGGCCGGCTTCAGCTCCACCTCATACCGCCGCACCTTCGGTCCACCGCCCTCACTATCCCCCGGGGCCTTCTCCTACTCGTCCAGCTCCCGCTTCTCCAGCAGCCGCCTGCTGGGCTCCGCGTCCCCGAGCTCCTCGGTGCGCCTGGGCAGCTTCCGTAGCCCCCGGGCTGGAGCGGGCGCCCTCCTGCGCCTGCCCTCGGAGCGCCTCGACTTCTCCATGGCCGAGGCCCTCAACCAGGAGTTCCTGGCCACGCGCAGCAACGAGAAGCAGGAGCTGCAGGAGCTCAACGACCGCTTCGCCAACTTCATCGAGAAGGTACGCTTTCTGGAGCAGCAGAACGCGGCCCTGCGCGGGGAGCTGAGCCAAGCCCGGGGCCAGGAGCCGGCGCGCGCCGACCAGCTGTGCCAGCAGGAGCTGCGCGAGCTGCGGCGAGAGCTGGAGCTGTTGGGCCGCGAGCGTGACCGGGTGCAGGTGGAGCGCGACGGGCTGGCGGAGGACCTGGCGGCGCTCAAGCAGAGGTcagggggcagggctgggccgCTGCCGTCGAGGCGAGGTCGAAGCGGCCGTCGAGGCGGctgctcttccctcccctcccttcccctctccatcAGCAGCCCAAGAGTGTGGCTCCCCTTACCAAACCACGTGTGTGCGGGCAGCATCCTTGCCCACGGGCTCCAAGTGCCCCCCGCCTCCCACTTTGCTCTGAGTGTTTGGGGAGGTGGGAGAAGTGGGTATCTGTGCCTCCCCTGAGTAATGAGGAAACCCCCTTTTCAGCTTCCAGTCCGTTAGAGAGAATGCGGGGCAATTCCATTAGGCAGCCTCAGCCCTCCATTTAGAGTCCTGGGCAGCAGAACAGCCTCTAACCGGATCCTGGGGGGCGTGCGGTCTGGGGTGCGAGCTGGGCGGCGACCCCACAGTTCAGCCTCTGCACGCTCTTCCCGTCAGGCTGGAGGAGGAGACGCGCAAGCGGGAGGACGCGGAGCACAACCTCGTGCTCTTCCGCAAGGTGAGTCCGAGCCCCTCTCCGAGTTCAGcctccccacccctacccccgATCTCAGTATCCAGAGGTGGCATCGGTGGGCGCGGGGAGAAGGGGGCAACCAGACGCCTCCCGAGGCAGAGAGGGAAGGCCTGGTCCTTCCTCGGCCTGCGCAGCCCCTAACTTATCTTGAACCTCCACTGCCACCCCTCGAAGGATGTGGACGATGCCACTCTGTCCCGCCTGGAACTAGAGCGCAAGATTGAGTCTCTGATGGATGAGATTGAGTTCCTCAAGAAGCTGCACGAGGAGGTAAGTGGGCCCGGTATCAGGGGCGGCTTCTGAGGTTGTGGGGTGGTCTCGCTGGAGCTGGCGGGTGGAGCTGAGGCATCGCCCTGGGGATCAGGACGATGCTTGGTAGACGCAGcccctccaccccattctacAGGTGGTTAGACTCCCACCCTTGCGCCACCTGGCGGCGGGCAGCGGGGCTGTACCTCCGAAACCTGGCCTCTGGTCTCGCGCCCGCCGGGGCGCAGGGCTGTACGCCCCGCCCTCCCTGGCGCCCCCTTCTGTTCGTTCAAGcgtttcttctcttttctgtgcACGAACTGTGTGGCCCGCGTGGGATTTGCGCCGCTGTCCATCCTCTGTCTGCTCCCGGCCGTAGGAGCTGCGAGACCTGCAGGTGAGTGTGGAGAGCCAGCAGGTGCAGCAGGTGGAGGTGGAAGCCACGGTGAAGCCCGAGCTGACCGCAGCGCTGAGGGACATCCGCGCGCAGTACGAGAGCATCGCCGCGAAGAACCTGCAGGAGGCGGAGGAGTGGTACAAGTCCAAGGTGCGAGAGCCGGGAGGGCCTGCG
This window harbors:
- the PRPH gene encoding peripherin isoform X1, which encodes MSHHPSGLRAGFSSTSYRRTFGPPPSLSPGAFSYSSSSRFSSSRLLGSASPSSSVRLGSFRSPRAGAGALLRLPSERLDFSMAEALNQEFLATRSNEKQELQELNDRFANFIEKVRFLEQQNAALRGELSQARGQEPARADQLCQQELRELRRELELLGRERDRVQVERDGLAEDLAALKQRLEEETRKREDAEHNLVLFRKDVDDATLSRLELERKIESLMDEIEFLKKLHEEELRDLQVSVESQQVQQVEVEATVKPELTAALRDIRAQYESIAAKNLQEAEEWYKSKYADLSDAANRNHEALRQAKQEMNESRRQIQSLTCEVDGLRGTNEALLRQLRELEEQFALEAGGYQAGAARLEEELRQLKEEMARHLREYQELLNVKMALDIEIATYRKLLEGEESRISVPVHSFASLSIKTTVPEVEPPQDSHSRKTVLIKTIETQNGEQVVTESQKEQRSELDKSSAHSY
- the PRPH gene encoding peripherin isoform X2, which encodes MSHHPSGLRAGFSSTSYRRTFGPPPSLSPGAFSYSSSSRFSSSRLLGSASPSSSVRLGSFRSPRAGAGALLRLPSERLDFSMAEALNQEFLATRSNEKQELQELNDRFANFIEKVRFLEQQNAALRGELSQARGQEPARADQLCQQELRELRRELELLGRERDRVQVERDGLAEDLAALKQRLEEETRKREDAEHNLVLFRKDVDDATLSRLELERKIESLMDEIEFLKKLHEEELRDLQVSVESQQVQQVEVEATVKPELTAALRDIRAQYESIAAKNLQEAEEWYKSKYADLSDAANRNHEALRQAKQEMNESRRQIQSLTCEVDGLRGTNEALLRQLRELEEQFALEAGGYQAGAARLEEELRQLKEEMARHLREYQELLNVKMALDIEIATYRKLLEGEESRISVPVHSFASLSIKTTVPEVEPPQDSHSRKTVLIKTIETQNGEVVTESQKEQRSELDKSSAHSY